A window of Gossypium hirsutum isolate 1008001.06 chromosome D13, Gossypium_hirsutum_v2.1, whole genome shotgun sequence genomic DNA:
ATCAGggacaaaatcagaaattttttcggggttaaaattaaattgtaatttttacggtagtaaaaatgtaattttaccattttaataatctttatttttataaattttaaaagattaaatcaacatttttagggggcaaagtgtaattttacctttactaattttaaaaaaaaattcaaatggcctaaatgaaaaaaattctattttagaGGGGCCGAGGCCCCTACCTGCCACCCCCCATTGTTTTGCCCTTGATAAAAACCATATCTAAAAATTAGGGCTGAGTAAAAAAAAAACCGACCAATGATGTCCATTAAACTAACTACTAAGTTGACTAAGACAAGTGCACTTATCgattaatagtatagttatggtgagcaCAAATATCGTTCCCTCGAGGACTACAATTACTGGTAATTATCGCCTTTCTATTATTTAAACTAACAATTcaagtgattaattaaaattaaaataaactatctAAAATAACTAACAATTGCACCCgggaataaaatgcaaaagtaattaaatatcaactgattgtgtaacacccctaacctctCTTCGTCGTCAAATTAGGGTCACGAGCGTTACTAACCAATCACAACATTTAATTTCATCATAAGTAAAACTGCAAGTTGActatttgcattacatcatacaATGAGCAATACATACTAATTTAATATTTCCATAATAGTGTCTTATACAATCGAATAATGAGTCATGCTATATCATTCCAAATCAGAGTAAAAGTTATTCTTACAGTCCTTAATACAAGTTTACGGGACCCTAaaaaatagtctaaaaacaggcagagactaatttgaaataattctaGAAGTTTAGGGTGAAATCACAAAAACACCTggaaataggggacacacgaccgtgtctcagctcgtgtcccagcccgtgtaactcactaacttgggtcacactgcCATGTTGCAGCCCGTGGGGAACTACACTTATACTGATTTACCACATGTCGCagcccgtgtgtgtcacacgaccgtgtgagagACCGTGTCCCAGACTGTGTGCacctaaatgtaccttaaaactcaagtttatcaAATTGTGATTACTTGGATACTAAACAACTTAAATACCATCCAATTAACCTATCCAAAACACAATTAAACGTACTCAAAATATGTCAAATCAATCATctaatatgcctaaccaatgtaccctcattggtaccacattttatatgttcaaacaTATCAACAAAGCATCAACCATTTAAAACTTCCATTCATACCAAATTTGCCTTAATTGAACTAACCTTTAGCTCCTTAGGTTACCAAATTTTAAGCTAAACACATACCGAACATTAGACTAAGCTATATACCAACATTGCTACAACTagaaccatatatatacaattatccATCATTTCACTTAGAAACCATAATATCATCACATCATAAACAACATCAACAAAGGACCCCCTAGgcacatgccattacaaaataaaaCATCACCACACTTGGGCTCGGgattgttgttggatgctgagtcgaCAATAAGCTGAaggtacctaacctgcgcacgaaaaacaaaaccacacgttgagtataactcagtagtatttatataatctaaatatataaatataatatgaaatatttgttggaacgccggcacccctacggcgcagcgaaaaaataaaacattcgacaatcctaaccatggatccatgtgtgaggaacgaatcggggtaaaataaaggttttgaaattaccgaatctttattctgagtagacagcaacgccttagcaacgagtaatctgatctactatcgaaccaagtcgCAATCTATCTTgactccggcctctacgtaatctacccagttgacaatgaatggaagaaatccccaaaactgtttttaaaaaaaattgctttgacggctgctagaccccaagcaaagaaaaaatgagatttttatatctatttttagggtttttagaaattaaataaatataactacgttttaaaccgaaaattataattacattaattataataatgatttcggtaaactatatatttatttgaatttatatactaaccaaaatcatgttctcattatgcgtacaacaaacttgtacataatgtgttcgatatttgattatccaattaaattaattctataattaatttaattcaaacgacaatcaaacacaataccaactatgttttattccgttcatttcaaatatagggtgtgaccctgtaggttcttgtaacgttagcaataatactagaacgattccaatgttacaaataATGAGTGGCACCtaacaatgcatcattgctacctaagtcacaagaaatcatgattcgacataaccttttatgattaacctttcatgcaataatccttaagtcctttatctctggattggacacaagtcatggaatagtcacacttgcatagtccattccatgttccttgatatcttaagtagactatgatatacaaataagtatgacatctcatatcatacttatttgagcatgaccatgcatttatagtctcactcaatcaagtggcctaaggtattactcccattatgtaggagggacttatcttatatcgatcaaccatatccctctacatagatcgtggtatatccaatatcagcctttatagaacaaccaattacggtgtacgtttgactgtatcaaaatatacaactcacggcattgggattatgatgatcttggtctgaggatcatatatatattaatcactatgagtaatgttgtgacaattacataataatccaagaaacatactcataacgggtcagtccaatatgttgttctctaacacacatattcatgcatcgattttgacattccatatcaatgacaactctttatcatcaatcaactacatgttagtcttaatgcattattgttgtcctatccaacaataatacttgactaacgaccttttaagaataatcatattactctcaggacattattataaaatagtttatttatacacacagaaaagaaactgaaataataatggtaacgccttatattaataaacatgataaatcaagtatgttattagaaccatctcatgattgatctttgggcatactctaacaatatTCAAATATAAGATTAAAACGCAATAAAAGATATGCACAAAAAATATGTaactttcataatttcataaGAGTTTTAACATGAGTTATCTCAGTTTTATTTCATACtcaataaaaaaaaaccatatatttCACTTCTACATCAAAATCactttcacatatcaaataatattcataatttccacatttaatcaatttaaaacataacacAAATAATCAATCCAACCTCTCCATTATATCTCACCAAATCGATTTTGTAGCTTACCTTATAACCTACCATGCAATGCAatgtacaaatgtaataatataaatagttcgaattatagaaacacaaatcgtATATTCCGAGCTACTCGACGTCAACCTTATCTTTCACTTTCTTACTTGAGGATTCCAGGACGAGGTTCGCTAgggaataaaataattacaatagatTAATAATACGCAActcaattttcattaaatttcaaatgttaCACTACGATTTGCTTAAtccccaatttagtccctaaataaaGACTAATTTTAATATCCATatttaacctcaaatttttatactaattttattCTAAGCTAAATTCAgctctctatttttaattttaccccttaattttgaatttttcacaatttggtccctattactcaaaatcaacaatttactttacaatttagttattgTTTACACTAAacttaatatttatcaatttaagccCTAGAACTTCAACTATTTACCAATGGAAACATTCACAAAATTTAACAGTATCGAGAAATACTATATGGGTCAGTTAACCTAAGCTACCGAGATTCCgataacataaaaattacaagaaaattgactaaattgactaaacAATTGAAGATTGAAATGTTTAAAAACCTTAGCCGAATATTTCTTCTTCTCCCTTAAGGTTCGGCTTGCATGAAGAGAGAATGAAAACATTCTCTTCCCACTAACTATgttttatattaatgttattattattttatcaattatatattataatatacttattaattaaatttataacataaaaacattatGAAACCCCCACCACCGTCCACTCTATTTATAAAGTGGTAGAATTACTACTTTAGTCCTTATTCCATTTCTAATTAATAAAAACACGTAGTAGTTGAACTTTcactacttttacaatttagcccttgaACTTTAATTAAGctctaattcaaaaaaaattaccctaccaaaatttaattcacttctaatataactccgtaaatatttaataaaaatatttacgagcccGGTTTACggaaacgaggtcctgatacctcaatTTCCCAAACCACCAACTTTAGAACCGATACACCTGTACCTTGTTAAacttttcaaataattaaaattattagacCAAACCTCAGTATAATATTGTAATACCCtcgtatatattaataaataatattcacaaaTTCTATAATTGGAAAACATCATTTCGAAACCACCATTTCCGACTCTACTGACTTTGGGTTGTTACAAATTGACCAAATAATACCTAGGTAAGAATCCACCTAGAATTCATCTAAAATTCTCAATCTACTTTATGCAATTCATTTCCTTAGTTttcttaatccgtagaaatccctaacttatactaatatctctttcaagcatAAAAGCAATTaactctaggttaattaattgaaatttctttctaattaaaacccctattgtcacatcAATTCGCTCTATGgattccctattagatttgactctaatccggtaaaTTTATGTTGTCATATTTCTAATATTGCATGCAACTCTATTCGACTATGTAAGATCTAATCACAAGAAGGGGTCTATTTAACCTCAAACTCATGCACATCAACCATGTATTAAAACTCTAGAATTATTAACCCAAGAACAATTAAGAATTCATAATTGGAAGCAAAGAGACTAAAGTTTTATTGCAtaagataaaaatcaaataatacaaCCCATCCTAGGGTTTATCTCCCctaagtatttagaaaattagtttataaATGCAAGAATAAACACCGAAAATACAATATAAccattaaaagaaaagaaacacaCGATAACTTCATCGAAAATCAGCTTGGAATCTTGAATCTTGATGGAGAACTGTTTAGAAAttagcttcaatggtgtttttttggtaattttcatgCTAAATTAAAATGGTTGCCATCTCCCCTTGTTATTTCCTTATATATGCGTTCTTAAAGTGTCAAAAACTTAAAACTCAGAACTTCCTACTATCATCGAACACGATTCCCGAAAGTTACACGCCTTGGACACACGCTCTTATGGCTCACACGATTGTGTGTCCTGATTGTGTGAAACTCTGTTGCCCGTGTGTAACTTCTAGACTGCTCCAATGTTTTGATTTTCACTCGTTTTTCGCTCCTATTGCTCCAAAGTGCTCTATTAAACttcaaaacatgaatttaaagaacTTGGagtatataattcacaattaacacCACATAATCACCCACAAATGCACTAAGAATGAGGCTAAAATGTGTTACTTTTGAGACTTATCAACCAAACTGAAAACCAATTCGAAAAGAGGTATTTGGATGGTTTATGAAATGCAAATTCAAAAACCTCGATTACCCAAAACCGAatcgaattttttttctttaatatataattagatttaaatttttatgatataaaaataaataatttatattaaaaatagtgaaaataatttaaaatttattgagaaaattttttcttttttgaaatgtttatgcaaaaaatcatgaaattttatcaaataacatttaaaagttataaaacaaagctcattttatcaaaataagtttaaaaaatgaaaaaaaaatagtataaagacCGAACTGAATTATGACGAGCAgatcaaaaaattctaaaatctaaaaaaCCGAAAAACTGCCTTCATAAAAGAAATAACCAAAACTGCAGTACTAATCAGCAAAAATGGTCATATAGCTAATATACTAATTTGGGCTTGTGGATACAATGGAATTAGGGTTCTTGAACTTGAAACAATCTCATTTAACGTTGAGGTTAAGAAAGGAGATTGATGGTATGCGTGAGACTCACAATTCACGGCCTTGTCAGTTTGAGTTGACCCATACAATTTTCGTGATTGTTTTGGTGAAAGGTTGGATCATCATATTCACATCATAAAAGTTGCTTAACAATGTTGTTTGGTGGGTCGAACCTATTAAATTGAGAATCGGTCCAGGTATTAATTCGAAGAAGactttaaattaattgatttggaAATTGGTATGAATCGATTGAATTGGATGATTGAaccgatttttttaaaattttaataattttttaatcgaaCCGATTCAAAATGTTTAACAACATAGAGAAGAAGTCGGAAAAAAATTCAGAAGTCAAAGATGAATCATAAAACTTTTGAAGGTCTAagtataaatttctttttatattaatttataatctcttaaattttgaaaggtctacaaagaaaatttatcatttttttagtgCAAGCAAATTTGGAATAACATttctcaaatttatttaaaagtgATGATGTTTGTATAAAGGAAGAATATTactttataaatttcatattgaTTAATGCTCGTGATTAATGCACAAAAAGTGTCCCATGGAGATCAATTGATTAAATGAGGCTCATTTAATCCACTTGAGCTAATCCGATTCGTGCAATATGTGGAGAAGTCCATCTACTTGAAACTTTAGTGGCCTAATGAAACATTAAAGAAAACTAGGGTTGCCATGGTAGATATAAAAACTTATCTCAGAATATGAGTAATATTAGcagatttgattttgtaatcttagcgGATTGTGTCATTTCCTTAAGAATCTCAATTATAAATTGGCTTAATCTCAACCGTCGATATAAGGTAAACAATACCGTTGGATTttgggagctcaactataaatagaggccttccCTCTCATTTGTATTCATCCCATTGagttaaaagaaaattatatttgagaacatttactcaaacacATTGTCCTATTATACTTCACTTATTCTTGAGTTAAACAATATTATATTTGAGAGCATTTAATCAAACATATTGTGTGCATTGCCTCTCCTGCCTTTTCAATTCTTTCGTTGCTCATTTGCTTTGAGTTGCTTCTGTTATATTtcggtgccttagagaatttttgTGAGGATTCTCATCTTTCTAGAGTTAACCTAggcagatttgaaacaaaaaattcGTCTAAAATCGCACAGTTTACCAGACTTAAATTCTAGTCTCGTGTGCCGTGAACTTTGAAACAAAGAGAAGATGTTATTTAATGGTGAGAATTATGTCAAcaatcaaaaaaggaaaaaaaaaacccaacccaTGATGTTTGCTAATTGTTGAGAATGAatcttaatttcattaaaatgaaatttataactAAAAGCAAAAAAAGAAGTAATCTCTGCTCCTCCTCAGCTTCCAACTAGTACTCCCATGCCATTAGAGCTGTTCATTgccaacaaataaaataaaaaacatagtaaaaaaaagaagaaaaaaattaatatttcatcaaattaaattaatttaggttgaattaaattctaattttaaaatttttggatcaTTTTAGTTTGTGTTTGGATCAATTTTTGGTTTGAGTTGTTTTGAGTTATTGTCATTTGAGTTTAAAATTCGGGATTCTTGTTTTTAGTCATAACAAGTCcaaattattttaagttaaaattaattttcttttttgtaataattaaattaaattcatactTAAATTAATCTCAAGCTAGAAGGAGAATATTGTCACCTTGTCTCGAGAGAGCCCACTCTTTATCATAACCAAGAGCCCAAAAGAAATACCCAGCTAAGCCTTTAACCCTTGCAAACCAGACCTTCCACTTAATGGACTTAACATCATCGTACCCAATCCACGTGTCCCCAACGTAAGAGTAATACGACACCGTTGTCCTATCGTACTTCACCGTAGCATTATTCTCCTTGTTAAAATCCAATATAGCATAATAATCAAAGAACCCCAGTTCATCTCCCGGCCCTACGCCGGTTGCCGGTGCTCCTATCCCATTAATATTCGGATCCTGGAGCTTCCATGTATGCCCATATGATGCCAGCCCCATAACCAGTTTTCCCGGCGGCACCCCAGCCCGAATCCAAGACCCGATTCCGTGGCTACTGCTAGCACTAGTATTGGGATCGAAAAGTGCTGAATGCATTCCAGTGAAGTTATCCCATTTCCCATGATAATCGAAGCACATTGGATTCATCCAATCTAAATATTTGGCCATAGCACGAGCCGGATACGATCGAGGCATGCCGTAAGTAGTGAACTCCGATGAGTAATATACGGCAGCAGTCAAAAGCAAACGTGGTTTCCAGCTGGTTTCGGCTTCGTTTTGAAGTGCTTCGCTCCATTCCTCGAACAACAAAGCGAGGTTGGCCATGTCGTCGACGGTTTCAGGGAACTCCCAGTCCAAGTCAATACCGTCGAACTGGTAATTCCGAGCTACTTCGATGGTTGAATTAATGAAAACCGCGCGCGTGCATTTGGTACTCGCCATTCCAGCGAACACATTCGGGTCGTTCCCACCGCCTCCTATGGAGAGTATGGTCTTGACGGGTGGGTTTTTGGCGCTTAACCCGGACATGAATTCGGGTAACTTTTGTTGGTCCAATGAGGTAACGTTCAGTTTGAAAAAGTTGGGTTCGGGTAAGAGAAAGGCGTAGTAAATATGGGTGAAAAATGAAGTGTCAATGGAGGAAACTGGAAAGGATTCAAACGATGGCCAATAAGCAGCTTTGATTCCTTGTGGAGATGGCGAAACTGCTGGCACAGGTGGGTAAGAAGTAGGGCCTGGAGCTGGAGTTGGCACGTAAGATACGGGTAGTGGTGGGAAAATTTCAGGGGCTGGCCCTGGTGAAAAATATGGTTCGGATTTTGTTACAGATATGCAAAACATAGCCAGAAA
This region includes:
- the LOC107888396 gene encoding class V chitinase CHIT5a, with product MASLKSTCVLFLAMFCISVTKSEPYFSPGPAPEIFPPLPVSYVPTPAPGPTSYPPVPAVSPSPQGIKAAYWPSFESFPVSSIDTSFFTHIYYAFLLPEPNFFKLNVTSLDQQKLPEFMSGLSAKNPPVKTILSIGGGGNDPNVFAGMASTKCTRAVFINSTIEVARNYQFDGIDLDWEFPETVDDMANLALLFEEWSEALQNEAETSWKPRLLLTAAVYYSSEFTTYGMPRSYPARAMAKYLDWMNPMCFDYHGKWDNFTGMHSALFDPNTSASSSHGIGSWIRAGVPPGKLVMGLASYGHTWKLQDPNINGIGAPATGVGPGDELGFFDYYAILDFNKENNATVKYDRTTVSYYSYVGDTWIGYDDVKSIKWKVWFARVKGLAGYFFWALGYDKEWALSRQALMAWEY